In Paraglaciecola sp. T6c, the sequence TATGAATGAGCATGGTTTGATAAAAAACGATACCTGAATCTGAATTCTGCAACGCTTCCACCAGCGGACTCGATTAACTCATCCTGGCTTTTAAAAAATGCATTATTTCCCTTTAGGTAATGGCTTCTCTGCTTTTCAGAAAGCTCTTTAAAAAACTCTGTCTTTTCAAGATCAGACCGAACCGTAGGCGTATACTCTTCGAACTCCTTAACTTGATCATCAGAATCTTGCATTACTTTGAACATTTTCAGCCTAGACATATGATCATGTAAATTTAGAAGCCTCCATCGCGCCTGCCATTCCTTCTCTTCACACTCTTCAATACATATGTAATAGAAGACTAAATAGGCTTCAACGATAGCCCTAGTAAGAGTTGCAGCAGAAGCACAATCCCAGTGAGCATTTTTCCCTATCTTTTTAGCCGGTGGACATATAGACAGAAGTGATACAGCACTTGTACAAAGCTTCGTAAAAATGAGAGAAGAATAATAGTGTGACGAGGTTGGTGAAGGAACACCGGCCTTTTCCGACGAAGTACTTTTGCACTTATCCAAAGTAGCGACAAATCTAGTGTATATTTTTTGGTAGTCGCTCATGCGTACCTTATGTGTAGCGCCCCAGCGAGCTTGCGAGCAATTTAATGCGTTTGTTAAGCATCATCCTCTCCATTAGCCTCACAATGGGTTATTTCAGCCTGAAGTTTCTCTACTAATTCATCGTCAATATCGTGACCGTGATTATCTATAAGCGATTTGTAAAATGCAAAAACATCATCATCACAGAAAATCCAGTTTATCTGGCTATTTGAAAGACCTACCTGAGCA encodes:
- a CDS encoding DUF5677 domain-containing protein → MSDYQKIYTRFVATLDKCKSTSSEKAGVPSPTSSHYYSSLIFTKLCTSAVSLLSICPPAKKIGKNAHWDCASAATLTRAIVEAYLVFYYICIEECEEKEWQARWRLLNLHDHMSRLKMFKVMQDSDDQVKEFEEYTPTVRSDLEKTEFFKELSEKQRSHYLKGNNAFFKSQDELIESAGGSVAEFRFRYRFLSNHAHSYPMGFYRMAESGRGSGVESKSEIGYTGLCLEWATECMEKAHSEFISKWGG